A region of Rhodamnia argentea isolate NSW1041297 chromosome 9, ASM2092103v1, whole genome shotgun sequence DNA encodes the following proteins:
- the LOC125316654 gene encoding peroxisomal biogenesis factor 2-like yields MDRRHEEFMELRRQRRNQLAREAYARRKAERQTKVNRPMLAPWEKGKRPAIKTKPKHIVLKKPKLKMAKESPEATMTWTKEWSEELRQHGESIEGRKTIIYAFSREDSEIEPLEEEPIEEEVLIEDPYPEEELSEGSLEEEPPMDYSSEEVPTEESTQDNEDYPDEESDEDN; encoded by the coding sequence ATGGATAGACGTCATGAGGAATTTATGGAATTACGAAGACAGCGTCGCAACCAATTGGCTAGAGAAGCGTATGCTCGTCGAAAGGCTGAACGTCAGACCAAAGTGAACCGACCCATGCTGGCTCCGTGGGAGAAGGGGAAGCGTCCTGCTATCAAAACCAAGCCAAAGCATATCGTGCTCAAGAAGCCTAAACTCAAAATGGCTAAGGAGTCCCCCGAGGCGACAATGACATGGACGAAAGAATGGTCGGAGGAATTACGCCAACATGGAGAATCCATTGAGGGAAGAAAGACCATCATCTACGCCTTTTCAAGAGAAGATTCGGAGATAGAGCCTCTAGAGGAAGAACCAATTGAAGAAGAGGTATTGATCGAGGACCCCTATCCGGAAGAGGAGCTTAGTGAGGGGTCCCTCGAGGAAGAACCCCCGATGGACTACTCATCCGAGGAGGTCCCGACTGAAGAATCTACCCAAGACAACGAAGATTACCCCGATGAGGAATCAGACGAAGACAACTAA
- the LOC115756606 gene encoding probable carotenoid cleavage dioxygenase 4, chloroplastic: MDSLPSSFVRDIKHQLITKALPMSTVRLPPALLPLPSSSSCAYITTISSNRTGGKPKSSKSHVPSPTSRKKGESPSLPALMFKALDDIIVDFLDPPIKPSLDPRTVLSGNFAPVDELPPTECEVLEGSLPQCLDGAYIRNGPNPQFVPRGAYHLFDGDGMLHSIRISRGRATFCSRYVKTNKYTVEHNLGFPVVPNIFSGFSGGMASVARTALFLARAVTGQFNPFNGFGQANTSLAFFGNGLYALVESDLPYSVRLMPDGDIKTLGRHDFDGMLSMSMTAHPKVDPETGEAYAYKYNPFFPPFLTLFKFDREGVKHTDMPVLSFSCPPFIHDFAITRKYTVFPDTQMGVNPMGLVLGGSLVGLNPRKVPRIGIVRRDAGSGCEMRWFDVPGCNIMHIVNAWDEEDDYGNDVVVMVASNIMSAEHFLERLDLVHGLMEKITINLKDGRALRRPISAMNLDIPVINPAYIGRYSRYVYAGVADPTPKMSGIVKLDLAKRVGIGGCVVASRNYGPGCYGGEPFFVARDPEYPEAKEDDGYIVSYVHDEKVNESRFLVMDAKSPDLHVVAAVRLPQRVPYGFHGIFVRNSDLNKLQDCY; this comes from the exons ATGGATAGTTTGCCTTCCTCCTTCGTCCGAGACATTAAACATCAGTTGATCACCAAAGCTTTGCCCATGTCAACCGTGAGATTACCACCAGCGCTGCTGCCGCTGCCGTCGTCTTCGTCTTGTGCTTATATCACCACCATATCCTCCAATAGAACTGGAGGAAAACCGAAATCCTCAAAGTCCCATGTTCCTTCGCCGACATCACGCAAGAAGGGAGAGAGCCCCTCACTGCCGGCGTTGATGTTTAAAGCGCTAGATGATATCATAGTAGACTTCTTGGACCCTCCTATCAAGCCGTCCCTTGACCCAAGAACTGTGCTCTCCGGGAACTTTGCACCGGTCGATGAGCTCCCTCCTACCGAGTGCGAGGTGTTGGAGGGCTCGCTACCGCAGTGCCTTGATGGCGCATACATCCGCAATGGCCCGAACCCGCAGTTCGTCCCCCGTGGGGCCTATCATCTCTTCGACGGCGATGGCATGCTTCACTCCATTCGGATCTCTCGAGGCCGTGCCACGTTCTGTAGCCGATACGTGAAGACGAACAAGTACACCGTCGAGCACAATCTGGGCTTTCCTGTGGTTCCCAATATCTTCTCGGGCTTCAGCGGAGGAATGGCCTCGGTGGCTCGTACCGCTCTCTTCTTAGCAAGAGCGGTCACCG GTCAATTCAATCCCTTCAATGGCTTTGGTCAAGCAAACACCAGCTTGGCCTTCTTTGGCAACGGCCTCTACGCGCTCGTTGAGTCCGACCTCCCTTATTCCGTGCGCTTGATGCCGGATGGCGACATCAAGACCCTCGGTCGGCATGACTTTGACGGCATGCTTTCCATGAGCATGACTGCCCATCCCAAGGTGGACCCAGAAACAGGTGAGGCCTACGCTTACAAGTATAACCCCTTCTTCCCTCCATTTCTGACCCTCTTCAAGTTTGACCGGGAGGGAGTGAAACATACCGACATGCCAGTCCTCTCCTTCTCTTGCCCGCCGTTCATCCACGACTTCGCCATCACGAGGAAGTATACTGTGTTCCCCGACACCCAGATGGGAGTGAACCCCATGGGACTGGTGTTGGGAGGATCCTTAGTGGGCCTGAACCCACGCAAAGTGCCGAGGATTGGGATCGTCCGTCGAGACGCGGGAAGCGGGTGCGAGATGAGGTGGTTCGATGTGCCGGGCTGCAATATCATGCACATTGTGAACGCATGGGATGAAGAAGACGATTATGGCAATGatgtggtggtgatggtggcgtCAAACATAATGTCAGCGGAACATTTTTTGGAGAGGTTGGACCTTGTCCATGGCTTAATGGAGAAGATTACGATCAACCTCAAGGACGGAAGAGCGTTGAGGCGACCGATTTCGGCTATGAATTTGGATATTCCGGTGATAAATCCGGCGTATATAGGGAGATATAGTAGATATGTATATGCAGGGGTTGCCGACCCGACGCCAAAAATGTCCGGGATAGTAAAGCTAGATCTGGCGAAACGAGTGGGTATCGGCGGATGTGTGGTGGCTAGTCGGAATTATGGGCCAGGTTGCTACGGAGGCGAGCCGTTCTTCGTGGCGAGGGATCCTGAATATCCAGAGGCCAAGGAAGACGATGGGTATATCGTGTCCTATGTCCACGATGAGAAAGTTAACGAGTCGAGGTTCTTGGTGATGGATGCCAAGTCGCCGGACCTTCATGTGGTGGCTGCTGTGAGGCTACCCCAGCGCGTTCCTTATGGCTTCCATGGAATTTTCGTTAGGAATAGTGACCTAAATAAGCTCCAGGATTGTTACTAA
- the LOC125312507 gene encoding probable carotenoid cleavage dioxygenase 4, chloroplastic: protein MTLASHTLAGQFNPFNGFGQANIGLAFFGNGLCALVESDLPYSARLTPDGDIETLGRHDFDGVLSVSMTAHPKVDPETGEAYAYNYNPFFPPFQTFFKFDREGVKHTDMPVLSLSCPPFIHDFAITRKYTVFPDTQMGVNPMGVVLGGSLVGLNPRKVPRIGIVRRDAGSGCEMRWFDVPGCNIMHIVNAWDEEDDDGNDVVVTVASNIMSAEHFLERLDLVHGLMEKITINLKDGRASRRPISAMNLDLPAINPAYIGKYSRYVYAGIADPMPKMSVVGKLDLAKRVGIDRCVVTSRNYGPGSYGGEPFFVARDPEHPEAKEDDGHIVSHVHDEKVSETRFLMMDAKSPDLNVVAAVRLPQHVPYGFHGIFVRDSDLS from the coding sequence ATGACTCTTGCCTCGCACACTCTTGCAGGTCAATTCAATCCCTTCAATGGCTTTGGTCAAGCAAACATCGGCTTGGCCTTCTTTGGCAACGGCCTCTGCGCGCTCGTTGAGTCCGACCTCCCTTATTCCGCGCGCTTGACGCCGGATGGCGACATCGAGACCCTCGGTCGGCACGACTTTGACGGCGTGCTTTCCGTGAGCATGACCGCCCATCCCAAGGTGGACCCAGAAACCGGTGAAGCCTACGCTTACAATTATAACCCCTTCTTCCCTCCTTTTCAGACCTTCTTCAAGTTTGACCGGGAGGGAGTGAAACATACCGACATGCCAGTCCTCTCCCTCTCCTGCCCGCCTTTCATCCACGACTTCGCCATTACGAGGAAGTATACTGTGTTCCCCGACACCCAGATGGGAGTGAACCCCATGGGAGTGGTGTTGGGAGGATCCTTAGTGGGCCTGAACCCGCGCAAAGTGCCGAGGATTGGGATCGTCCGTCGAGACGCGGGAAGCGGGTGCGAGATGAGGTGGTTCGATGTGCCGGGCTGCAATATCATGCACATTGTGAACGCGTGggatgaagaagacgatgatggCAATGATGTGGTGGTGACGGTGGCATCAAACATAATGTCAGCTGAACATTTTTTGGAGAGGTTGGACCTTGTCCATGGCTTAATGGAGAAGATTACGATCAACCTCAAGGACGGAAGGGCGTCGAGGCGACCGATTTCAGCTATGAATTTGGATCTTCCGGCGATAAATCCTGCGTATATAGGGAAATATAGTAGATATGTATATGCAGGCATTGCTGATCCAATGCCGAAAATGTCTGTGGTGGGAAAACTAGATCTGGCGAAACGAGTGGGTATCGACAGATGCGTGGTCACTAGTCGGAATTATGGGCCAGGTAGCTATGGAGGCGAGCCGTTCTTCGTGGCGAGGGATCCCGAACATCCAGAGGCCAAGGAGGACGATGGGCATATCGTGTCCCACGTCCACGACGAGAAAGTTAGCGAGACGAGGTTCTTGATGATGGATGCCAAGTCGCCAGACCTTAATGTGGTGGCCGCGGTGAGGCTACCCCAGCACGTTCCTTATGGCTTCCATGGAATTTTCGTTAGGGATAGTGACCTAAGTTGA